A stretch of Ectothiorhodospiraceae bacterium BW-2 DNA encodes these proteins:
- a CDS encoding response regulator yields MNVKPLRILIVDDASFTRDLIRKSVRHFFPSFPCDEAHDGEAAQKLLLKNEYDLILSDWEMPKMTGSELLVWVREQEKTANIPFVMVTSRGDKDHVVEALKLKVSNYLVKPFSNDKFGKVVSGVIMKAYSLTQDELVRLSGSTQGARLTGGARGGFSEALQISSDIGKPKEERGAHELVLRPKGKLLIPIRTGKGSQTHILVRELSCTQLLGVIKAGEMVPHIQEQVVIDVQAAGAVARINGYIHLLECREGGAAADFLNITIVNVDQNDESKRKQLEAYIKENG; encoded by the coding sequence ATTAATGTGAAACCGCTGCGAATATTAATTGTTGATGATGCCTCTTTTACCCGCGATCTGATTCGCAAATCGGTGCGTCACTTCTTCCCCTCCTTTCCTTGCGATGAGGCGCACGATGGTGAAGCGGCACAAAAATTGCTGCTGAAAAACGAATACGATCTGATTCTCAGTGACTGGGAGATGCCGAAGATGACAGGCTCCGAGCTGTTAGTCTGGGTGCGAGAGCAGGAGAAGACGGCCAATATCCCCTTTGTGATGGTGACGAGCCGAGGAGATAAAGATCATGTCGTAGAGGCGCTGAAGCTAAAGGTGAGTAACTATCTGGTTAAGCCGTTTAGTAACGATAAATTTGGTAAGGTGGTGAGCGGCGTCATTATGAAGGCTTACTCACTCACCCAAGATGAGCTGGTTCGCTTAAGCGGTTCGACTCAGGGGGCACGATTAACCGGCGGCGCACGGGGGGGCTTCTCCGAAGCACTACAGATATCGAGTGATATCGGCAAACCCAAGGAGGAGCGAGGCGCTCACGAACTGGTGTTGCGCCCGAAGGGGAAGCTATTAATCCCGATTCGTACCGGCAAAGGGTCTCAGACCCATATTTTGGTACGGGAGCTCTCCTGCACCCAGCTATTAGGGGTGATTAAAGCGGGTGAGATGGTGCCCCATATTCAGGAGCAGGTCGTGATCGATGTGCAGGCGGCCGGTGCGGTAGCTCGAATTAACGGTTACATTCATCTGCTAGAGTGTCGAGAGGGGGGGGCGGCGGCCGACTTTCTCAATATTACCATTGTGAATGTCGATCAAAACGATGAGAGTAAACGCAAACAGCTAGAGGCCTACATCAAAGAGAATGGCTAA